Proteins encoded by one window of Dryocola sp. LX212:
- the trxB gene encoding thioredoxin-disulfide reductase produces the protein MSTAKHSKLLILGSGPAGYTAAVYAARANLNPVLITGMEKGGQLTTTTEVENWPGDPHDLTGPLLMERMHEHATKFETEILIDHINKVDLQTRPFRLTGDSGEYTCDALIIATGASARYLGLPSEEAFKGRGVSACATCDGFFYRNQKVAVIGGGNTAVEEALYLANIASEVHLIHRRDTFRAEKILINRLMEKVKNGNIVLHTNKTLDEVTGDQMGVSGLRLRDAHNSDQTEELEVAGLFVAIGHSPNTAIFAGQLELENGYIKVQSGIHGNATQTSIPGVFAAGDVMDHIYRQAITSAGTGCMAALDAERYLDGLAEQK, from the coding sequence ATGAGCACAGCTAAACACAGTAAGTTGCTTATTCTGGGCTCCGGCCCTGCGGGCTATACCGCAGCGGTCTACGCGGCTCGCGCTAACCTTAATCCGGTTCTGATCACCGGCATGGAAAAAGGTGGGCAGCTCACCACCACGACCGAAGTGGAAAACTGGCCGGGTGACCCGCACGACTTGACGGGGCCGCTGTTGATGGAGCGCATGCACGAGCACGCGACGAAATTCGAGACCGAAATCCTGATCGACCACATTAATAAGGTTGATTTACAGACCCGCCCGTTCCGCCTGACCGGCGACAGCGGCGAGTACACCTGTGATGCGTTAATCATCGCAACTGGTGCTTCCGCTCGCTACCTGGGTCTGCCATCAGAAGAAGCGTTTAAAGGCCGCGGCGTTTCAGCCTGCGCAACCTGCGACGGCTTCTTCTACCGCAACCAGAAAGTGGCGGTCATTGGCGGAGGCAACACCGCAGTGGAAGAAGCGCTGTACCTGGCGAATATCGCCTCAGAAGTGCACCTCATCCACCGCCGCGATACATTCCGTGCGGAAAAAATCTTAATTAATCGTCTAATGGAGAAAGTGAAGAACGGCAACATCGTTCTGCACACCAACAAAACGCTTGATGAAGTGACCGGTGACCAGATGGGCGTTAGCGGCCTGCGTCTGCGCGATGCGCATAACAGCGACCAGACTGAAGAGCTGGAAGTAGCGGGTCTGTTTGTTGCAATCGGCCACAGCCCGAATACGGCGATTTTTGCCGGTCAGCTGGAGCTGGAAAACGGCTACATTAAAGTGCAGTCCGGCATCCACGGCAACGCGACGCAGACCAGTATCCCCGGCGTCTTCGCAGCCGGTGACGTCATGGATCACATTTACCGTCAGGCAATTACCTCTGCTGGCACGGGCTGTATGGCCGCGCTGGACGCCGAGCGTTATCTGGACGGCCTGGCCGAACAAAAGTAG
- the lrp gene encoding leucine-responsive transcriptional regulator Lrp, producing MVDSKKRPGKDLDRIDRNILNELQKDGRISNVELSKRVGLSPTPCLERVRRLERQGFIQGYTALLNPHYLDASLLVFVEITLNRGAPDVFEQFNSAVQKLEEIQECHLVSGDFDYLLKTRVPDMSAYRKLLGETLLRLPGVNDTRTYVVMEEVKQSNRLVIKTR from the coding sequence ATGGTAGATAGCAAGAAGCGCCCTGGCAAAGATCTCGACCGCATCGATCGCAATATTCTCAACGAACTGCAAAAAGACGGGCGAATTTCAAACGTAGAGCTTTCTAAGCGTGTTGGGCTTTCACCGACCCCGTGCCTCGAGCGCGTGCGTCGTTTGGAACGCCAGGGTTTTATTCAGGGCTATACGGCGCTGTTAAACCCGCATTATCTGGATGCATCACTTCTGGTATTTGTTGAGATTACTCTGAATCGTGGCGCACCGGACGTGTTCGAGCAATTTAACTCCGCCGTGCAGAAACTCGAAGAAATTCAAGAGTGTCACCTGGTATCCGGCGATTTCGACTATCTGTTGAAGACCCGTGTACCGGATATGTCGGCCTATCGCAAATTATTAGGCGAAACCCTGTTAAGACTGCCGGGCGTTAATGACACCCGTACCTATGTGGTCATGGAAGAGGTCAAACAGAGTAATCGTCTGGTTATTAAGACCCGTTAA
- a CDS encoding DNA translocase FtsK 4TM domain-containing protein: protein MSQEYTEDKEVTLRKLSSGRRLLEALLILVAIFAVYLMAALLSFNPSDPSWSQTAWHEPIHNLGGAPGAWLADTLLFIFGVMAYTIPVIIIGGCWFTWQQRGSEDYIDYFAVSLRLIGVLAMVLTSCGLASINADDIWYFASGGVIGSLLSTAMMPLLNSSGGTIALLCVWAAGLTLFTGWSWVGIAEKIGSAVLAVLTFASNRTRRDNTWQDEEYDYDEEPAEPDEEHEPAMEKRESRRARILRGALARKQRISEKFANPNARKTDAALFSGKRMDDEDDVLFCARGVEADANDVLFSGNKATLPENEEYDPLLSGYSIAEPVAAAAAATMANQAYAGPAVPTAPMPAVQTPSPETGTSPSIAWEPAPTTMTPEPVIAPAPESYAASPQAEQQLPQEVTSHWSAPAAPEAEPQYQPEPVEEAKPSRPPLYHFEEVEAQRAREREQLAAWYQPVHEPKPDPYEHTVAQAAISAAPSASPSIQQGIPAIPTPDVTSVAPVVQEAAKVAATAAAFTPVFGIASDAPRTQVKEGIGPQLPRPNRVRVPTRRELASYGIKLPSQRMAEEQAAREEERRQNGGYDDYEDDNAAEQEQHELARQFSAQQQQRYGQEYEAEQSSQEDEDAAEQAELARQFAAQQQQRYEQVPAPANAPFSLDDFDFSPMKVLVDDGPSEPLFTPSVIEEPTPVQPASPQGYGQQPAQQQYQAANAQPAYQPQQPVAPQPQESLIHPFLMRNGDDRPLQKPTTPLPSLDLLTSPPEEVEPIDTFALEQMARLVEARLADYRIKADVVDYSPGPVITRFELDLAPGVKAARISNLSRDLARSLSTVAVRVVEVIPGKPYVGLELPNKKRQTVYLREVLDCAKFRDSTSPLTVVLGKDIGGESVVADLAKMPHLLVAGTTGSGKSVGVNAMILSILYKATPEEVKFIMIDPKMLELSVYEGIPHLLTEVVTDMKDAANALRWSVNEMERRYKLMSALGVRNLAGYNERVLEAERMGRPIPDPFWKPGDSMDVTHPMLEKLPYIVVLVDEFADLMMTVGKKVEELIARLAQKARAAGIHLVLATQRPSVDVITGLIKANIPTRIAFTVSSKIDSRTILDQGGAESLLGMGDMLYSGPNSTTPVRVHGAFVRDQEVHAVVQDWKARGRPQYISGITSDSEGEGGAGGGLDGDEELDPLFDQAVAFVVEKRKASISGVQRQFRIGYNRAARIVEQMEAQGIVSPQGHNGNREVLAPPPFE from the coding sequence TTGAGCCAGGAATATACTGAAGATAAAGAAGTTACATTGAGGAAGCTCAGCAGCGGGCGCCGTTTACTCGAGGCATTGCTGATCCTTGTTGCCATTTTCGCTGTCTACCTGATGGCTGCATTACTGAGTTTTAACCCGTCAGATCCGAGCTGGTCACAAACGGCTTGGCATGAACCTATCCATAATTTGGGTGGGGCGCCAGGTGCATGGCTTGCGGATACCCTGCTGTTCATCTTTGGCGTCATGGCCTACACCATCCCGGTGATCATCATCGGCGGCTGTTGGTTCACGTGGCAGCAAAGAGGCAGCGAAGATTACATCGACTATTTTGCCGTTTCGCTGCGCCTGATTGGCGTGCTGGCCATGGTGCTGACCTCCTGCGGTCTTGCCTCTATTAACGCCGATGATATCTGGTACTTCGCCTCCGGCGGCGTGATTGGCAGCCTGCTGAGTACGGCGATGATGCCACTGCTCAACAGCAGCGGCGGCACTATCGCGCTGTTGTGTGTCTGGGCCGCGGGTCTGACGCTGTTCACCGGCTGGTCGTGGGTAGGTATCGCTGAAAAAATCGGTAGCGCCGTGCTTGCCGTACTGACTTTTGCCAGCAATCGCACCCGTAGGGACAACACCTGGCAGGACGAGGAATACGACTACGACGAAGAGCCAGCAGAGCCTGACGAAGAACACGAGCCAGCAATGGAGAAGCGTGAGTCTCGTCGTGCCCGTATCCTGCGTGGCGCTTTAGCCCGCAAGCAGCGTATATCGGAAAAGTTTGCTAATCCTAACGCGCGTAAAACAGACGCTGCGCTGTTCTCCGGCAAACGCATGGATGATGAAGACGACGTGTTGTTCTGCGCCCGTGGCGTTGAAGCCGACGCGAATGACGTCTTATTTTCCGGCAATAAAGCGACGCTGCCAGAAAACGAAGAATACGACCCGTTATTGAGCGGCTACTCCATTGCCGAGCCTGTGGCTGCCGCAGCCGCCGCGACAATGGCTAACCAGGCCTATGCTGGCCCGGCAGTGCCTACGGCACCAATGCCGGCGGTACAGACGCCTTCTCCGGAGACGGGGACCTCTCCGTCCATTGCCTGGGAGCCAGCGCCAACAACGATGACCCCGGAGCCCGTTATTGCACCGGCACCGGAAAGCTATGCCGCATCCCCGCAGGCGGAACAGCAGCTCCCGCAGGAGGTGACCAGCCACTGGTCAGCGCCTGCTGCGCCAGAAGCCGAGCCGCAGTATCAGCCTGAACCGGTAGAAGAAGCTAAGCCGTCGCGCCCGCCGCTTTACCATTTCGAAGAAGTGGAGGCCCAGCGCGCTCGTGAACGCGAACAGCTTGCGGCATGGTATCAGCCGGTTCATGAACCTAAGCCCGATCCGTACGAGCACACGGTAGCGCAGGCAGCAATATCAGCTGCACCTTCTGCTAGCCCGTCAATACAGCAGGGCATCCCGGCTATTCCTACACCAGATGTTACTTCTGTTGCGCCTGTTGTTCAGGAAGCGGCGAAGGTTGCCGCCACGGCTGCTGCATTTACGCCGGTATTCGGTATCGCCAGCGATGCACCGCGTACGCAGGTGAAAGAGGGGATAGGTCCGCAGCTTCCGCGTCCTAATCGTGTCCGTGTCCCAACGCGTCGTGAGCTGGCCTCTTATGGCATTAAGCTTCCGTCCCAGCGTATGGCAGAAGAGCAGGCCGCGCGTGAAGAAGAGCGTCGCCAGAACGGTGGCTACGACGACTACGAGGATGATAACGCCGCCGAGCAGGAACAGCATGAGCTGGCCCGCCAGTTCTCCGCTCAGCAACAGCAGCGTTACGGTCAGGAATACGAAGCGGAGCAGTCTTCTCAGGAAGACGAAGATGCCGCTGAGCAGGCAGAGCTGGCACGCCAGTTTGCAGCTCAGCAACAGCAGCGTTACGAGCAGGTACCTGCGCCTGCAAATGCACCGTTCTCGCTGGATGATTTCGACTTCTCACCAATGAAAGTCCTGGTGGACGATGGCCCAAGCGAGCCGCTGTTTACCCCGAGCGTAATCGAAGAACCGACCCCGGTTCAGCCAGCTTCCCCGCAGGGTTATGGTCAGCAACCGGCCCAGCAGCAGTATCAGGCCGCCAATGCGCAGCCTGCTTACCAGCCGCAGCAGCCCGTCGCGCCACAGCCACAGGAAAGTTTGATTCACCCGTTCCTGATGCGTAACGGTGACGATCGTCCATTACAAAAACCGACCACGCCGCTGCCGTCGCTGGATCTGCTTACCTCTCCACCTGAAGAGGTTGAGCCGATTGATACCTTCGCGCTTGAGCAAATGGCGCGCCTGGTGGAAGCCCGCCTGGCGGATTACCGCATTAAAGCGGACGTCGTGGACTACTCTCCGGGCCCGGTTATCACCCGTTTCGAACTGGATTTAGCCCCTGGCGTCAAGGCGGCGCGTATCTCTAACCTGTCCCGTGACCTTGCACGTTCGCTCTCGACCGTCGCCGTGCGCGTAGTAGAGGTTATTCCGGGCAAGCCGTATGTTGGCCTGGAATTACCAAATAAAAAGCGCCAGACGGTTTATCTGCGTGAAGTGCTCGACTGCGCGAAATTCCGCGATAGCACTTCTCCGCTGACCGTTGTGCTGGGTAAAGACATCGGGGGGGAATCCGTGGTAGCCGACCTGGCGAAAATGCCTCACCTGCTGGTGGCGGGTACAACCGGTTCCGGTAAGTCCGTGGGCGTGAATGCGATGATCCTCAGCATTCTCTACAAGGCGACACCGGAAGAAGTTAAGTTCATCATGATCGACCCGAAAATGCTTGAGCTGTCGGTCTATGAAGGCATTCCTCACCTGTTGACCGAAGTGGTTACCGACATGAAAGACGCCGCCAACGCCCTGCGCTGGAGCGTCAATGAGATGGAACGCCGCTACAAATTAATGTCCGCGCTCGGCGTGCGTAATCTTGCAGGCTATAACGAACGCGTGCTGGAAGCCGAACGCATGGGGCGTCCAATTCCGGATCCGTTCTGGAAACCGGGCGACAGCATGGACGTCACGCATCCAATGCTTGAAAAACTGCCGTATATCGTGGTGCTGGTGGATGAATTCGCCGACCTGATGATGACCGTGGGTAAAAAAGTCGAAGAGCTGATTGCTCGCCTGGCGCAGAAGGCGCGTGCGGCGGGGATCCACCTTGTGCTTGCTACCCAGCGCCCATCCGTTGACGTTATCACCGGCCTGATAAAAGCGAACATCCCGACGCGTATCGCCTTTACCGTATCGAGCAAGATCGACTCCCGTACCATCCTGGATCAGGGCGGCGCGGAATCACTGCTAGGCATGGGTGATATGCTTTATTCCGGCCCTAACTCCACCACGCCTGTACGTGTGCACGGCGCTTTTGTGCGCGATCAGGAAGTTCATGCGGTGGTACAGGACTGGAAAGCGCGCGGTCGTCCGCAATATATTTCCGGCATCACCTCCGATAGCGAGGGTGAAGGCGGAGCGGGTGGCGGTCTTGACGGCGATGAAGAGCTGGATCCGCTGTTTGACCAGGCCGTGGCCTTTGTCGTTGAAAAACGCAAAGCGTCAATTTCTGGCGTTCAGCGCCAGTTCCGTATCGGCTATAACCGCGCGGCGCGCATCGTTGAACAAATGGAAGCGCAGGGTATCGTGAGTCCGCAGGGGCATAACGGTAACCGCGAAGTGCTTGCACCGCCGCCGTTTGAGTAG
- the cydD gene encoding cysteine/glutathione ABC transporter permease/ATP-binding protein CydD: MNKTRQQELNRWLKQQSIISRRWLGLSRILGLVSGLLIVAQAWILARLLDHMIMENIPREALLLPFITLVLIFILRAWIVWLREKVGFHAGQHIRHEIRRKVLDRLHAAGPAWIQGKPVGSWATLVLEQIEDMHDYYARYLPQMSLAVMVPVLILLTIFPVNWAAALILLGTAPLIPLFMAMVGMGAADANRRNFLALARLSGHFLDRLRGMETLRLFNRGAAETESIRSASKDFRQRTMEVLRLAFLSSGVLEFFASLSIALVAVYFGFSYLGELNFGHYGVGVTLFAGFLTLILAPEFFLPLRDLGAFYHAKAQAVGAADSLITFMEAPLQRKEEGSIQLPAGAPYTIEARNLKISSAEGHPLAGPLNFTLAAGERVVLVGQSGAGKSSLLNALSGFLPYEGELKINGTELAHLDSSWWREQLSWVGQNPQLPAGTLRENVLLANPDASDEALHEALEKASVSEFLPLLPQGLDTPLGDQSARLSVGQAQRVAVARALLVPTEFLLLDEPAASLDAHSEQRVMEALSEASRQQTTVMVTHQLDYITEWDCIWVMRNGAIVQQGDFATLAAQDGPFAELLANRKEEI; the protein is encoded by the coding sequence ATGAATAAAACCCGTCAACAAGAACTTAATCGCTGGCTGAAACAGCAAAGTATCATTTCCCGCCGCTGGCTTGGCCTCTCACGTATTTTAGGGCTGGTAAGTGGTCTGCTGATCGTGGCCCAGGCCTGGATACTTGCGCGCCTGCTCGACCATATGATCATGGAAAATATTCCTCGCGAGGCGCTGCTGCTGCCGTTTATCACGCTGGTACTGATCTTTATTCTGCGGGCATGGATTGTCTGGCTGCGCGAAAAAGTGGGATTCCATGCGGGGCAGCACATTCGCCATGAGATCCGCCGTAAGGTGCTGGATCGCCTGCACGCCGCAGGCCCGGCCTGGATCCAGGGCAAGCCAGTCGGCAGCTGGGCTACGCTTGTGCTGGAACAGATCGAAGATATGCATGACTACTACGCCCGCTATCTGCCGCAAATGTCGCTGGCGGTCATGGTCCCGGTACTGATTCTGCTAACTATTTTCCCCGTTAACTGGGCTGCCGCCCTGATTCTGCTTGGCACTGCTCCGCTGATCCCGCTGTTTATGGCAATGGTCGGCATGGGTGCCGCAGACGCAAACCGTCGTAATTTCCTGGCGCTCGCTCGCCTGAGCGGCCATTTCCTCGACCGCCTGCGCGGTATGGAAACCCTGCGCCTGTTCAACCGCGGGGCCGCGGAAACAGAAAGCATTCGTAGCGCTTCCAAAGACTTCCGCCAGCGCACTATGGAAGTGCTGCGCCTCGCGTTTCTCTCTTCCGGCGTGCTGGAGTTCTTTGCTTCTTTATCTATAGCCCTGGTCGCGGTCTATTTTGGCTTCTCTTATCTGGGCGAGCTTAATTTTGGTCATTATGGCGTTGGCGTCACGCTTTTTGCCGGGTTCCTGACGCTTATCCTCGCGCCGGAGTTCTTCCTGCCGCTGCGTGATTTAGGGGCTTTTTACCACGCCAAAGCTCAGGCTGTGGGTGCCGCGGACAGCCTGATTACCTTTATGGAAGCCCCTTTACAGCGCAAAGAAGAGGGGAGTATCCAGCTTCCTGCTGGTGCGCCTTATACAATTGAAGCGCGCAATCTGAAAATTTCTTCCGCCGAAGGCCATCCGCTTGCCGGGCCGCTGAACTTTACTCTGGCAGCCGGAGAACGCGTTGTGCTGGTCGGGCAAAGCGGCGCGGGAAAAAGCTCGCTGCTTAATGCCCTGTCCGGCTTCCTGCCGTATGAGGGAGAACTGAAAATTAATGGCACCGAGCTTGCGCATCTCGACTCCTCCTGGTGGCGCGAACAGCTCAGTTGGGTGGGACAAAACCCCCAGCTTCCGGCCGGTACTTTGCGGGAAAACGTCCTGCTGGCTAACCCCGATGCGAGCGATGAAGCCTTGCATGAGGCGCTTGAGAAAGCCTCCGTCAGCGAGTTTTTGCCCTTGTTGCCGCAGGGACTTGATACGCCGCTGGGGGATCAGTCCGCCCGCCTGTCGGTTGGACAGGCACAGCGTGTAGCCGTTGCCCGCGCTCTACTGGTTCCCACCGAGTTCCTGCTGTTGGATGAACCGGCTGCAAGCCTTGATGCCCACAGCGAGCAGCGCGTCATGGAAGCGCTTAGTGAAGCCTCGCGACAACAGACTACCGT